One genomic window of Pseudomonadales bacterium includes the following:
- a CDS encoding catalase: MDNQDKKQCPVTHLTTAFGAPVPNNRDSLSAGARGPLLAQDVWLNEKLANFVREVIPERRMHAKGSGAFGTFTVTKDITQFTRAKLFEKIGKKTEMFARFTTVAGERGAADAERDIRGFALKFYTEEGNWDMVGNNTPVFFIRDPRQFPDLNKAVKRDPKTNMRSASHNWDYWTLLPEALHQITIVMSDRGIPASYRHMHGFGSHTYSFWNAKNERFWVKFHFKTQQGIKNLSDAESEALIGKDRESHQRDLFDAIERGEFPKWTMFVQVMPEQDAEKVPYHPFDLTKVWPHKDYPLIEVGEFELNKNPENFFADVEQSAFAPSNLVPGISVSPDRMLQARLINYADAQRYRLGVNHQQIPVNAARCPVHSNQRDGMGRADGNYGSNLHYEPNSFGQWQAQPVFAEPPLKINGDAQHWSFHQDDSNYFEQPRKLFQLMNDAQKEALFGNTACGMGDAPLFVKYRHIRNCHAADPAYAAGVAKAMGLDLQAALASKKDDPMNGNPLVALPV, from the coding sequence ATGGATAATCAAGACAAAAAACAATGCCCTGTAACCCACTTAACCACAGCCTTTGGTGCGCCCGTGCCGAACAATCGCGACAGCTTGAGTGCCGGCGCGCGCGGCCCCTTGTTAGCGCAGGATGTTTGGCTGAATGAAAAATTGGCCAATTTTGTGCGCGAAGTGATTCCAGAGCGCCGTATGCACGCTAAAGGTTCTGGCGCTTTCGGTACTTTCACCGTTACAAAAGACATCACTCAATTCACGCGTGCAAAACTGTTTGAAAAAATTGGCAAGAAAACAGAAATGTTTGCGCGTTTTACTACGGTGGCGGGTGAGCGCGGCGCGGCGGATGCCGAACGCGATATTCGCGGTTTTGCCTTGAAGTTTTATACCGAAGAAGGCAACTGGGATATGGTGGGCAATAACACGCCGGTCTTCTTTATTCGCGATCCGCGCCAGTTCCCTGATTTGAATAAAGCAGTGAAGCGCGATCCAAAAACCAATATGCGCAGCGCAAGCCATAATTGGGATTACTGGACGCTGCTGCCAGAAGCTTTGCATCAAATCACCATTGTGATGAGTGATCGCGGTATTCCTGCGAGCTATCGTCACATGCACGGCTTTGGCTCGCACACTTACAGTTTTTGGAATGCAAAAAATGAACGCTTCTGGGTGAAGTTTCATTTCAAAACACAGCAGGGCATCAAAAACTTGAGTGATGCAGAATCTGAGGCTCTAATCGGTAAAGATCGCGAAAGTCATCAACGCGATTTGTTTGATGCCATCGAGCGCGGTGAATTTCCCAAGTGGACAATGTTTGTGCAGGTGATGCCGGAGCAAGATGCGGAGAAAGTGCCGTACCATCCATTTGATTTAACCAAAGTATGGCCGCACAAAGATTATCCGCTGATTGAAGTGGGTGAATTTGAGCTAAATAAAAATCCAGAAAACTTTTTTGCCGATGTGGAGCAGAGCGCTTTTGCGCCGAGCAATTTAGTGCCCGGTATTAGCGTCAGCCCTGATCGTATGCTGCAAGCGCGTTTAATCAATTACGCGGATGCGCAGCGTTATCGTTTGGGTGTGAATCACCAACAAATTCCGGTGAATGCAGCGCGTTGTCCTGTACATAGCAATCAACGCGACGGCATGGGGCGCGCCGATGGTAATTACGGCAGCAATCTTCATTACGAGCCTAATAGTTTTGGACAGTGGCAAGCGCAGCCGGTATTTGCTGAGCCGCCACTCAAAATTAATGGTGATGCTCAGCATTGGAGTTTCCACCAAGACGATAGCAATTATTTCGAGCAGCCGCGCAAATTATTTCAGTTGATGAATGACGCACAAAAAGAAGCGTTGTTTGGCAATACCGCGTGCGGAATGGGTGATGCACCGTTGTTTGTGAAATATCGCCATATTCGTAATTGCCATGCGGCGGATCCCGCGTATGCGGCGGGTGTTGCTAAAGCGATGGGTTTGGATTTGCAGGCGGCATTGGCATCGAAAAAAGATGACCCGATGAATGGCAATCCGTTGGTTGCACTGCCTGTTTGA